From one Solanum lycopersicum chromosome 12, SLM_r2.1 genomic stretch:
- the SAM2 gene encoding S-adenosylmethionine synthase 2 — METFLFTSESVNEGHPDKLCDQVSDAVLDACLAQDPESKVACETCTKTNLVMVFGEITTKANIDYEKIVRDTCREIGFVSPDVGLDADNCRVLVNIEQQSPDIAQGVHGHLTKRPEEIGAGDQGHMFGYATDETPELMPLSHVLATKLGARLTEVRKNGTCSWLRPDGKTQVTVEYHNDNGAMVPLRVHTVLISTQHDETVTNDEIARDLKEHVIKPVIPEKYLDENTIFHLNPSGRFVIGGPHGDAGLTGRKIIIDTYGGWGAHGGGAFSGKDPTKVDRSGAYIVRQAAKSIVANGLARRCIVQVSYAIGVPEPLSVFVDTYGTGKIPDKEILNIVKENFDFRPGMISINLDLLRGGNGRFLKTAAYGHFGRDDPDFTWEVVKPLKWDKPEA, encoded by the coding sequence ATGGAGACTTTCTTATTCACATCTGAATCAGTCAACGAGGGACATCCCGACAAGCTCTGTGACCAGGTCTCTGATGCAGTGCTCGATGCCTGTCTAGCTCAGGACCCTGAAAGCAAAGTTGCATGTGAGACTTGTACCAAGACCAACTTAGTTATGGTCTTTGGAGAGATCACCACCAAGGCCAATATTGATTATGAGAAGATTGTACGTGACACTTGCCGGGAAATTGGATTTGTGTCCCCTGATGTTGGTTTGGATGCTGACAATTGCAGAGTCCTTGTGAACATTGAGCAGCAGAGCCCTGATATTGCTCAAGGTGTTCATGGTCATTTGACTAAGCGACCTGAGGAGATTGGTGCTGGTGACCAGGGTCACATGTTTGGCTATGCCACTGACGAGACACCGGAGTTGATGCCCCTTAGCCATGTTCTTGCTACCAAACTTGGAGCTCGCCTTACTGAGGTCCGCAAGAATGGAACTTGCTCTTGGCTTAGACCTGATGGTAAAACACAAGTGACTGTTGAGTATCACAATGACAATGGTGCTATGGTTCCTCTACGTGTTCACACTGTTTTAATCTCCACTCAGCATGATGAGACTGTTACCAATGATGAAATTGCTCGTGATCTCAAAGAGCATGTCATCAAGCCTGTCATCCCCGAGAAGTATCTTGATGAGAACACCATTTTCCACCTCAACCCTTCAGGCCGTTTTGTCATTGGTGGACCTCACGGTGATGCTGGTCTCACTGGCCGTAAGATCATCATTGACACTTACGGAGGTTGGGGTGCTCACGGAGGTGGTGCTTTCTCTGGGAAGGATCCTACCAAGGTCGACAGAAGTGGAGCCTATATCGTGAGGCAAGCAGCTAAGAGCATTGTTGCTAACGGTCTTGCCAGAAGGTGCATTGTTCAGGTTTCATATGCCATCGGTGTGCCTGAGCCATTGTCCGTCTTTGTGGACACTTATGGAACTGGGAAGATCCCTGACAAGGAGATTCTCAACATTGTGAAGGAGAACTTTGATTTCAGGCCCGGAATGATTTCCATTAACCTCGATCTACTGAGGGGTGGCAATGGTCGATTCTTGAAGACTGCTGCCTATGGGCATTTTGGTAGAGATGATCCTGACTTCACATGGGAAGTAGTTAAGCCTCTCAAGTGGGACAAGCCTGAAGCTTAA
- the LOC101247998 gene encoding pentatricopeptide repeat-containing protein At3g06430, chloroplastic yields MATNSISLSSSSSLFLSPLIHPAGGNIRRLFDFRRPLIAVICCRASSSVAFPKKKHWKQGEYPGFTEQSGFKNNKRTPIKNIKKKLDRKSNAKAWVNTITEALSEYIEKKQWVQALEVFEMLKEQPFYQSKESTYMKLLVLLGRCGQPGKAQQLFDTMIEEGLDPTPEFYTALVGAYCRSNIIDKAFTILQRMIELPYCQPNVYTYSILIKACVDASRFDLVDSLYEQMAERSIVPNTVTQNIVLSGYGRAGKYEEMEKVLSGMLESTDSRPDIWTMNTILSLFGNKGQVEMMERWYEKFCSFGIEPETRTFNILISAYGKKRMYDKMSSVMEYMRKLSFPWTTSTYNNVIEAFSDIGDAKHMEYTFDQMRAEGVKGDTKTFCCLIRGYANAGLFPKVINAVQLAGKLEIPENNSFFSSVIYACAKAEDLLEMERVFKRMKDKGFRPDDTTYTVMAEAYRKEGMTDKVYDLEQEKRMMSASDSCDSQDKLELMPT; encoded by the exons ATGGCGACCAATTCTATTTCTttatcttcttcatcttcactCTTTCTCTCTCCTCTAATTCATCCCGCCGGCGGTAACATTCGTCGTCTTTTCGACTTCCGGCGGCCACTCATCGCCGTAATATGTTGCCGTGCTTCTTCTTCAGTTGCATTTCCGAAGAAAAAGCACTGGAAACAAGGGGAATACCCAGGATTCACTGAACAATCTGGTTTTAAAAACAATAAGAGAACGCCCATTaagaatattaagaaaaaattggaTAGAAAGAGTAATGCTAAAGCTTGGGTTAATACTATTACTGAAGCTCTTTCTGAGTATATTGAGAAAAAACAATGGGTTCAAGCTCTTGAG GTATTTGAAATGCTAAAGGAACAACCCTTTTATCAATCGAAAGAGAGTACATATATGAAGCTTCTTGTACTTCTTGGGAGATGCGGGCAACCAGGGAAAGCACAACAACTTTTTGATACAATGATTGAAGAGGGATTGGATCCCACACCAGAATTCTATACAGCCTTGGTTGGTGCTTACTGTAGAAGCAACATAATTGACAAGGCATTTACGATTCTACAACGGATGATTGAGCTCCCTTATTGTCAGCCAAATGTTTATACATACAGTATATTAATTAAGGCATGTGTGGATGCATCCCGGTTTGATCTGGTTGACTCTCTTTATGAACAAATGGCTGAACGTTCCATAGTTCCTAACACTGTCACCCAAAATATAGTCTTGAGTGGTTACGGGAGAGCAGGGAAATATGAAGAGATGGAGAAAGTGCTTTCGGGTATGCTTGAGAGCACAGACAGCAGACCTGATATATGGACAATGAACACAATCCTGAGCTTATTTGGCAACAAGGGGCAAGTTGAAATGATGGAGAGATGGTATGAGAAGTTTTGTAGTTTCGGTATTGAGCCAGAGACACGAACATTTAATATCCTTATTAGTGCTTATGGGAAGAAAAGAATGTACGATAAGATGTCATCGGTGATGGAGTACATGCGTAAACTTTCATTTCCTTGGACAACATCGACTTACAACAACGTCATCGAAGCGTTTTCAGATATAGGGGATGCTAAGCATATGGAGTACACATTTGATCAAATGCGTGCTGAAGGCGTTAAAGGTGACACCAAGACTTTTTGCTGTCTCATTAGAGGATATGCAAATGCAGGCCTTTTTCCTAAGGTGATCAACGCTGTCCAATTAGCTGGGAAGTTGGAGATCCCTGAAAACAATTCCTTTTTCAGTTCTGTTATTTATGCTTGTGCAAAGGCAGAGGACTTATTGGAGATGGAGAGAGTTTTCAAGCGAATGAAAGATAAGGGATTCCGACCAGATGACACAACTTACACTGTTATGGCTGAGGCATATAGAAAGGAAGGAATGACAGACAAAGTCTATGATTTAGAGCAAGAAAAGCGGATGATGTCTGCCTCAGATTCCTGCGACAGCCAAGATAAGCTAGAGCTAATGCCTACTTGA